A region of Candidatus Eisenbacteria bacterium DNA encodes the following proteins:
- a CDS encoding glycosyltransferase family 2 protein — translation MEISAVVPVFNEAESLRELHRRLAEALRSATHDYEIIFVDDGSTDESLKVLEELQAADTQVRVLSFRRNFGKSAALSVGFGESTGRVVITLDSDLQDDPAEIPSLVGKLNEGYDLVSGWKKDRKDPLSKTLPSRVFNLIVKSTTGIKIHDFNCGLKVYRGDTARGLDLYGELHRFIPVLVHWEGGRVGEKVVLHHPRKYGRSKFGVARFINGFLDLLSVMFFTTHESNPLHVFGRLGLFFLIVGLGINVYFAGLWATGQPLRVRPLLLFAVVLIILGIQFISMGLLGEMIVRTGRRREYALKARLGFGTDRREVE, via the coding sequence ATGGAAATTTCGGCAGTAGTACCTGTCTTCAACGAAGCAGAAAGTCTGAGGGAGCTCCACAGACGTCTCGCTGAGGCTTTGAGGAGCGCCACACACGACTACGAGATTATCTTTGTGGACGACGGAAGCACCGATGAGTCGCTCAAGGTACTGGAGGAGCTTCAGGCCGCGGACACGCAAGTGCGCGTCCTAAGCTTCAGGAGGAATTTCGGGAAGTCTGCGGCTCTTTCGGTCGGATTTGGTGAGTCTACCGGACGTGTGGTGATCACGCTGGATTCTGACCTTCAGGACGACCCCGCCGAGATTCCCAGTCTCGTCGGGAAACTCAACGAGGGGTACGATCTCGTGTCGGGATGGAAGAAGGACAGGAAAGATCCCTTGTCGAAGACTCTCCCATCGCGCGTGTTCAACCTGATCGTAAAATCCACGACCGGCATCAAGATACACGATTTCAACTGCGGCCTGAAAGTCTACAGAGGAGACACGGCGCGCGGTTTGGACCTGTATGGGGAGCTTCATCGTTTCATTCCCGTGCTGGTTCACTGGGAGGGGGGTAGAGTGGGCGAAAAGGTCGTCCTTCATCATCCCAGGAAGTACGGAAGGAGCAAGTTTGGAGTTGCCCGCTTCATCAACGGTTTTCTTGATCTCTTGAGCGTGATGTTCTTCACCACTCATGAATCCAACCCACTTCACGTTTTTGGGAGACTGGGTCTTTTCTTCCTCATCGTCGGCCTGGGAATCAACGTCTACTTCGCCGGTCTGTGGGCGACGGGACAGCCCTTGCGCGTCAGACCTCTTCTGCTGTTTGCGGTGGTGCTGATCATACTGGGAATCCAGTTCATATCGATGGGACTCCTGGGCGAGATGATTGTGAGAACCGGCAGACGCAGGGAGTACGCCTTGAAGGCCCGGTTGGGTTTTGGGACGGACCGCAGGGAAGTCGAGTGA
- a CDS encoding sugar phosphate nucleotidyltransferase has product MKALILAGGEGRRLRAVLGKVPKCLAEVRGRPFIEHQIELLKSEGVREFVLCVGPGGNLIQRTLGGGGRLGVSIEYSREGKPLGTAGAIKNASSFIDGRFLCVNGDTLVEFSLKDMESGHAGAGAIGTILFKTADAAARGTIEVGAGGQVLGFAEKTERGGPAFINCGFYLMEREILDHIPGGQGVSLEEEIFPKLLRSGLSLFAFPARGAFIDIGTPESYSLMREKGWKQ; this is encoded by the coding sequence ATGAAAGCCCTTATCCTTGCGGGTGGAGAGGGTCGAAGACTGAGGGCGGTGCTCGGGAAGGTGCCGAAATGCCTGGCGGAAGTCCGAGGCAGACCATTCATAGAGCATCAGATCGAACTGCTGAAATCAGAGGGCGTTCGAGAGTTCGTCTTGTGCGTGGGTCCTGGTGGGAATCTGATTCAGAGGACGTTGGGGGGCGGCGGCAGGTTGGGAGTCTCGATTGAGTATTCTCGCGAGGGAAAACCCTTGGGCACTGCCGGGGCGATCAAGAATGCATCGTCGTTCATTGACGGGCGGTTTCTCTGCGTGAACGGGGATACTCTTGTAGAATTCTCCTTGAAAGACATGGAAAGCGGCCACGCGGGCGCCGGAGCCATCGGAACGATTCTTTTCAAGACGGCCGACGCTGCTGCAAGGGGTACGATTGAAGTGGGGGCGGGCGGGCAAGTGCTGGGTTTTGCAGAGAAGACCGAGCGCGGCGGTCCGGCCTTCATCAATTGCGGTTTCTACCTGATGGAAAGAGAAATTCTTGATCACATACCTGGCGGACAGGGCGTCTCTCTGGAAGAGGAGATTTTTCCGAAGCTTCTTCGTTCCGGACTGAGTCTGTTTGCTTTTCCTGCTCGCGGTGCCTTTATCGACATCGGCACGCCTGAAAGCTACTCGCTCATGAGAGAGAAGGGTTGGAAGCAATGA
- a CDS encoding GHMP kinase produces MKRAMYRSRAPLRISFCGGGTDVSPYPEERGGIVLSATINKYAYASLSPRADSKITITSLDYDVVAKYEHSERVKFDGNLDLVKAVIKSQGERSGLDLFVHSDAPPGSGLGSSSTLVVALIGAFKEWLSKPITDYEIAELAYRIERVDLKIAGGRQDQYAATFGGFNFIEFSKDYTVVNPLRIKSSILNELEYRLLLCYTGETRLSAGILKRQIDSYVSKNKDVVRALDGLKADTMKMKTALLLGKLDLLGELLHEAWLKKKKLDREITSSKIDELYSVARKNGAIGGKILGAGGGGYLLTLCRFDKKHIVAEKLEKAGGQIVEFGFESKGLNTWKV; encoded by the coding sequence ATGAAACGAGCCATGTACAGAAGCAGGGCTCCGTTGAGGATCAGTTTCTGCGGCGGAGGCACGGACGTTTCCCCTTATCCAGAAGAACGCGGGGGGATCGTCCTGAGCGCCACGATAAACAAGTATGCCTACGCTTCGCTGTCTCCGCGGGCCGACTCCAAGATTACCATCACTTCCCTCGACTACGACGTGGTCGCCAAGTACGAGCACTCGGAGCGAGTCAAGTTTGACGGCAATCTTGACCTTGTCAAGGCCGTGATCAAGAGCCAGGGGGAACGCTCCGGGCTTGATTTGTTCGTCCACAGCGACGCTCCGCCGGGATCGGGACTGGGCTCATCTTCAACGCTCGTCGTGGCTCTCATAGGAGCCTTCAAGGAGTGGCTGTCCAAGCCCATCACCGATTACGAGATTGCCGAGCTCGCTTACCGGATAGAGCGTGTCGACTTGAAGATTGCCGGCGGGAGGCAAGATCAGTATGCGGCGACTTTCGGGGGGTTCAATTTCATAGAATTCAGCAAGGACTACACCGTGGTCAACCCGCTCCGCATCAAGTCGTCAATACTCAACGAACTCGAATACAGGTTGCTTCTTTGCTACACGGGCGAGACCAGACTCTCGGCGGGCATATTGAAGAGGCAGATCGATTCCTACGTATCGAAGAACAAGGACGTAGTCAGAGCCCTTGACGGCCTCAAGGCCGACACCATGAAGATGAAGACTGCCCTTCTCTTGGGCAAGCTCGACCTCCTGGGGGAGCTCCTGCACGAAGCCTGGCTCAAGAAAAAGAAACTCGATCGAGAGATCACGAGCAGCAAGATAGACGAGCTCTATTCGGTCGCGCGGAAGAACGGGGCGATCGGGGGCAAGATACTCGGTGCGGGCGGCGGAGGTTACCTTCTAACGCTTTGTAGATTTGACAAGAAGCACATCGTCGCCGAGAAGCTCGAGAAGGCCGGCGGCCAGATTGTGGAGTTCGGCTTTGAGTCAAAAGGACTCAACACGTGGAAGGTCTAG
- a CDS encoding glycosyltransferase: protein MPDKLRFCIVGPAYPLRGGIAQYLAILYSLLEKDHDVSFVSFKRQYPSFLFPGETQMDPGKPRIDVKPAALIDSINPLSWYTAFRYVKKVRPHLLIFKWWIPFFGPCYASICFLARKLTGARVLFICDNVIPHERRVVDRILTKLAFAQVDYFVTLSNAVLRDLKSVKPGAVAVEIAHPNYDYFTFGRIESEAAKRRLGVDGRVILFFGYVRPYKGVRYLLEAFAKVKERVKATLLVVGEFYEPREPYLELIDKLGLGKSVVLVDRYVSDEEVGLFFSAADVVVLPYTSATQSGVVQIAFAFEKPVISTRVGGIPEVVNDGVNGILIPPSDSEAMAGAIETFFGGNLSDTLVKNIRENSSAYSWTPLVEALEHFCSLGAGG, encoded by the coding sequence TTGCCGGATAAACTGAGGTTCTGCATCGTGGGCCCGGCATATCCTCTGAGGGGCGGGATAGCTCAGTATCTCGCAATTCTTTACTCGCTCCTCGAGAAAGACCACGACGTATCTTTCGTCTCTTTCAAGAGGCAATATCCTTCCTTCCTGTTTCCCGGCGAGACCCAGATGGATCCCGGGAAGCCCAGAATCGACGTGAAACCGGCGGCGCTCATAGACTCGATAAATCCGCTGAGCTGGTACACGGCCTTCAGGTACGTGAAGAAAGTGCGACCGCACTTGCTCATATTCAAGTGGTGGATTCCCTTCTTCGGGCCGTGCTATGCGTCGATATGCTTTCTGGCGCGGAAACTCACAGGCGCCAGGGTGCTTTTCATCTGCGACAATGTGATACCGCACGAGCGAAGAGTCGTGGATCGCATCCTCACAAAGCTCGCGTTTGCTCAGGTGGACTATTTCGTCACGCTTTCCAACGCGGTCCTACGCGACCTGAAGTCCGTCAAGCCGGGCGCGGTGGCCGTCGAAATAGCGCATCCGAACTACGATTACTTCACTTTTGGAAGAATCGAGTCGGAAGCGGCCAAGAGGAGACTGGGCGTGGACGGCAGGGTCATTCTTTTTTTCGGATACGTGAGGCCGTACAAGGGGGTGCGCTACTTACTCGAAGCGTTTGCCAAAGTCAAGGAGAGGGTGAAGGCGACTCTGCTGGTTGTCGGCGAGTTCTATGAACCTCGTGAACCCTATCTCGAGCTGATCGACAAGCTGGGCCTGGGAAAGAGCGTGGTGCTCGTGGACAGATACGTGAGCGACGAAGAGGTGGGTCTGTTCTTCTCCGCGGCCGACGTCGTCGTTCTTCCTTACACGTCTGCCACTCAAAGCGGGGTAGTACAGATAGCTTTTGCATTTGAAAAGCCCGTCATTTCCACCAGAGTGGGAGGAATTCCCGAGGTCGTTAACGACGGAGTGAACGGCATTCTCATCCCGCCCTCCGACAGCGAGGCCATGGCCGGCGCCATCGAGACTTTCTTTGGAGGGAATCTTTCCGACACTTTAGTGAAGAACATTCGCGAGAACAGTTCGGCCTATTCGTGGACTCCTCTTGTGGAGGCTCTCGAGCATTTCTGTTCACTGGGCGCAGGGGGTTGA